From the genome of Streptomyces sp. NBC_01116, one region includes:
- a CDS encoding ribonuclease domain-containing protein gives MRIPPRITRLGGSAALLSVALLASGPVAAQATTPTAAPTSHSATAFRAAAVGSICHSALPSQAHDTLDLIEQGGPFPFEQDGTVFQNREGLLPGQSTGYYHEYTVVTPGSDTRGARRIVTGEQVEEDYYTADHYASFDLVDHDC, from the coding sequence ATGCGCATCCCCCCACGCATCACCCGGCTCGGCGGCTCGGCCGCCCTCCTGTCCGTCGCCCTCCTCGCCTCGGGTCCGGTCGCGGCCCAGGCGACCACCCCGACCGCCGCCCCCACCTCCCACTCCGCGACCGCCTTCCGGGCCGCCGCGGTGGGCAGCATCTGCCATTCCGCGCTGCCGTCCCAGGCGCACGACACCCTGGATCTCATCGAGCAGGGCGGGCCGTTCCCGTTCGAGCAGGACGGCACCGTCTTCCAGAACCGCGAGGGTCTGCTGCCCGGCCAGTCCACCGGCTACTACCACGAGTACACGGTCGTGACCCCCGGCTCCGACACGCGCGGCGCGCGCCGGATCGTCACCGGCGAGCAGGTGGAGGAGGACTACTACACCGCCGACCACTACGCCTCCTTCGACCTGGTCGACCACGACTGCTGA
- a CDS encoding ATP-binding protein has translation MGHTERSAVGEVRRELREFLRHRSDEEQTEAAELLVSELVTNALIHTRHGAVVTATATPARLRVEVQDFASEDLPAPYVPNADDGTHGRGLILVRSLADAWGVEAQALGKVVWFELHGGRP, from the coding sequence GTGGGTCACACCGAGCGGTCGGCGGTGGGCGAAGTGCGCCGGGAGCTGCGGGAGTTCCTCCGGCATCGCTCCGACGAGGAGCAGACCGAGGCGGCGGAGCTGCTGGTGAGCGAACTGGTGACCAACGCCCTCATCCACACCCGGCACGGGGCCGTGGTCACCGCCACGGCGACGCCCGCCCGGCTGCGTGTGGAGGTCCAGGACTTCGCGTCGGAGGATCTGCCCGCGCCGTACGTACCGAACGCCGACGACGGTACGCACGGCAGGGGCCTGATCCTGGTCCGGAGCCTGGCCGACGCCTGGGGCGTGGAGGCACAGGCCCTGGGCAAGGTCGTCTGGTTCGAGCTGCACGGCGGAAGGCCCTGA
- a CDS encoding DUF2637 domain-containing protein has translation MRLTDISLDWLLPGAVLLVGVMAAVTVVARGKRAAGKAAADDSWERSEERRRRKEALYATASYVLLFCCAAVAAALSFHGLVGFGRQNLSLTGGWEYLVPFGLDGAAMFCSVLAVREASHGDAALGSRLLVWTFAGAAAWFNWVHAPRGMDHAGAPHFFAGMSLSAAVLFDRALKQTRRAALREQGLVPRPLPQIRIVRWLRAPRETFGAWSLMLLEGVRTLDEAVDEVREDRREREQDRLRRRDQEKLDRARIKALNRQNRVWGRGGRGDRQVDVPALAPASGGAAPAVAEPAIAEPGQLPLRPRPSLQAVGPKQADGSGSKSLDAPGRGSDPRTVDLTAEDDTQTLPRLDSLEQKLKDLEQQFG, from the coding sequence ATGAGACTGACCGACATATCGCTTGACTGGCTGCTTCCGGGCGCCGTACTGCTCGTGGGGGTCATGGCGGCGGTGACGGTGGTCGCACGCGGCAAGCGTGCCGCCGGCAAGGCCGCGGCCGACGACTCCTGGGAACGCAGCGAGGAGCGCCGCAGACGCAAGGAAGCGCTGTACGCCACCGCCAGTTACGTCCTGCTGTTCTGCTGCGCGGCGGTCGCCGCCGCGCTCTCCTTCCACGGGCTCGTCGGCTTCGGCCGGCAGAACCTGAGCCTCACCGGAGGCTGGGAGTACCTGGTCCCGTTCGGACTGGACGGCGCCGCGATGTTCTGTTCCGTGCTGGCCGTACGGGAGGCGAGCCACGGAGACGCGGCGCTCGGCTCCCGGCTCCTGGTGTGGACGTTCGCCGGGGCCGCCGCCTGGTTCAACTGGGTGCACGCCCCCCGGGGCATGGACCACGCGGGCGCGCCGCATTTCTTCGCGGGGATGTCCCTCTCGGCCGCGGTGCTCTTCGACCGCGCGCTGAAGCAGACCCGGCGCGCCGCACTGCGCGAACAGGGCCTGGTGCCCCGTCCGTTGCCGCAGATCCGGATCGTCCGCTGGCTGCGGGCGCCCAGGGAGACCTTCGGCGCCTGGTCGCTGATGCTCCTGGAGGGCGTCCGCACCCTGGACGAGGCGGTGGACGAGGTGCGGGAGGACCGCAGGGAGCGCGAGCAGGACCGGCTACGCCGACGCGACCAGGAGAAGCTGGACCGGGCCCGCATCAAGGCCCTGAACCGGCAGAACCGGGTCTGGGGGCGCGGTGGACGGGGCGACCGGCAGGTGGACGTGCCCGCTCTCGCCCCGGCCTCGGGCGGCGCGGCGCCGGCCGTCGCGGAGCCCGCCATAGCGGAGCCGGGTCAGCTGCCTCTGCGACCCCGGCCATCCCTGCAAGCCGTCGGCCCGAAGCAGGCGGACGGTTCGGGTTCGAAGAGCCTGGACGCCCCGGGCCGGGGAAGTGACCCGCGGACCGTCGACCTCACCGCCGAGGACGACACCCAGACGCTCCCCCGCCTCGACTCGCTGGAACAGAAACTGAAGGATCTGGAGCAGCAGTTCGGCTGA
- a CDS encoding (2Fe-2S)-binding protein: MTLSPPFTGTATSPVTAAYARLTEVFPGLRADVLDGDAVAPSGAGWVGAAELAAGGHAVDAFLAWDNAQVLRDYGQQARPDVVASFGLHRYAWPACLLVTVPWFLQRRVPRVPVEDVAFQRALGHLTVRVREFACLPDDPAAALPGARVVADEAALRAEVLASLTEHLGPVLEGFGPRMRRGKRALWGMATDEIVEGLWYIAHLLGEERRAMAELELLLPGTTKPYVGTAGFRELTGPDGRSLPTRDRASCCLFYTLRPEDTCVTCPRTCDADRVRKLAAAS, encoded by the coding sequence ATGACCCTCTCCCCGCCGTTCACCGGCACCGCGACGTCCCCCGTGACCGCCGCGTACGCCCGCCTGACCGAGGTATTCCCCGGTCTGCGGGCCGACGTGCTCGACGGCGACGCCGTGGCCCCGTCCGGAGCGGGCTGGGTCGGCGCGGCGGAGCTGGCCGCCGGCGGCCACGCCGTGGACGCCTTCCTCGCCTGGGACAACGCCCAGGTGCTGCGCGACTACGGGCAGCAGGCCCGCCCGGACGTGGTGGCGAGCTTCGGTCTGCACCGGTACGCCTGGCCCGCCTGCCTGCTGGTGACGGTGCCGTGGTTCCTTCAGCGCAGGGTGCCACGCGTCCCGGTCGAGGACGTGGCCTTCCAGCGGGCACTGGGACACCTGACCGTGCGGGTCCGGGAATTCGCCTGCCTGCCGGACGACCCGGCGGCGGCGCTGCCCGGGGCCCGGGTCGTCGCGGACGAGGCGGCGCTGCGGGCCGAGGTCCTGGCCTCCCTGACCGAGCACCTCGGTCCGGTGCTGGAGGGCTTCGGGCCGCGCATGCGGCGCGGGAAGCGGGCCCTGTGGGGGATGGCGACGGACGAGATCGTCGAGGGCCTCTGGTACATCGCGCACCTGCTGGGCGAGGAGCGCCGCGCCATGGCCGAGCTGGAGCTACTGCTCCCCGGCACGACGAAGCCGTACGTCGGCACCGCGGGCTTCCGCGAGCTGACCGGGCCCGACGGCCGGTCGCTGCCGACCCGGGACCGGGCGAGCTGCTGCCTCTTCTACACCCTGCGCCCCGAGGACACCTGTGTGACCTGCCCGCGTACATGCGACGCGGACCGGGTACGGAAGCTCGCGGCAGCTTCCTGA
- a CDS encoding GntR family transcriptional regulator → MEQGSAREGARPAYAPGAFPSAPAEHRMPECRVPEQARGEHTHCEPPAPRAVQRHSVRGQILDALRAALVDGELVPGQVYSAPALGARFGVSATPVREAMQRLAVEGAVEVVPNRGFRVSERGPRELAELAEVRALIEVPVMLSLARTVPAHRWSGLRPLAEATVTAAAVGDLAAYAESDRAFHRAVLMLSGNEQLVTVADELHRRSQWPLVSGPATRRADLLADASEHTALLDALVSQDLTVVQALVREHFAGADG, encoded by the coding sequence GTGGAGCAGGGCAGCGCGCGTGAGGGCGCACGTCCGGCGTATGCCCCCGGAGCGTTCCCGAGTGCTCCGGCGGAACACCGGATGCCGGAGTGCCGGGTGCCGGAACAGGCCCGGGGCGAGCACACCCACTGCGAGCCTCCCGCGCCGCGTGCCGTCCAGCGCCACTCCGTACGCGGCCAGATCCTGGACGCCCTGCGCGCCGCCCTCGTCGACGGCGAGCTGGTGCCCGGCCAGGTGTACTCCGCCCCCGCGCTCGGCGCCCGCTTCGGCGTCTCCGCGACGCCGGTGCGCGAGGCCATGCAGCGGCTGGCCGTCGAGGGAGCCGTCGAGGTCGTGCCGAACCGGGGGTTCCGGGTCAGCGAACGCGGCCCCCGCGAGCTCGCCGAACTGGCCGAGGTGCGGGCCCTGATCGAGGTCCCGGTGATGCTGAGCCTGGCCCGTACGGTCCCGGCGCACCGCTGGAGCGGCCTGCGCCCGCTGGCGGAGGCCACGGTCACGGCGGCGGCCGTCGGCGACCTCGCCGCCTACGCCGAGTCGGACCGGGCCTTCCACCGCGCGGTCCTCATGCTGTCCGGCAACGAGCAGCTCGTGACCGTCGCCGACGAACTGCACCGGCGCTCCCAGTGGCCGCTGGTGTCGGGCCCCGCCACCCGCCGGGCCGACCTGCTGGCCGACGCCTCCGAGCACACCGCACTCCTCGACGCCCTCGTCTCCCAGGACCTCACCGTCGTCCAGGCCCTGGTCCGCGAACACTTCGCCGGCGCCGACGGCTGA
- a CDS encoding PucR family transcriptional regulator: MRLRALLETDALGLRLLGGEDELDRSVRGVMTTDLRDPSRYLSGGELVLTGLAWRRDAADSEPFVRILAGAGVAGLAAGEAELGDIPGDLVEACRQHRLPLFAVNETVAFATVTEYVVRQVSGERAGDLAAVVDRHRRLMTSGPAGGGPEVVLDLLTSDLDLRAWVLSPTGRQIAGAGAPLPGPLGAALAGHHLAATRTGRRGPHRAAVAGTTYSLFPIRNTGRGAVPAARDVRESVLSDWLLAVEADASDWPAARLDLLQGVTQLIAVERDRRDAARTVRRRLAQEVLELVQASAAPAEIAARLRVAAPVLLPGLGVAPQWQVVVARVDWSAGGQPAAAGDIASGPVAQALLEEILVDPAVGGPDSADRIAVAHTGEEAIALVPLPAPTTVAEEPGEGASGGAARAGVEDAEALDAEPGLHADALLASVREPLSAGLADDGRLTLGVSAAVHSAEGLRGALEEARHARRVAAARPGRVCAAGHHELASHVLLLPFVPDDVRRAFTARLLDPLRDYDRRHRAELIETLEAFLDCDGSWTRCAARLHLHVNTLRYRVGRIEQLTGRDLSRLEDKLDFFLALRMS, translated from the coding sequence ATGCGGCTGCGCGCACTGCTGGAGACCGACGCGCTGGGCCTGCGGCTGCTCGGCGGCGAGGACGAGCTGGACCGCTCGGTCCGGGGCGTCATGACGACCGACCTGCGCGATCCCAGCCGCTACCTCTCCGGCGGGGAGCTGGTGCTCACGGGCCTCGCCTGGCGCCGGGACGCGGCGGACTCGGAGCCGTTCGTCCGGATCCTGGCGGGCGCCGGGGTGGCCGGTCTCGCGGCGGGCGAGGCGGAGCTCGGTGACATCCCCGGCGATCTGGTCGAGGCGTGCCGGCAACACCGCCTCCCCCTCTTCGCCGTGAATGAGACCGTTGCTTTCGCAACAGTCACCGAGTACGTCGTCCGCCAGGTCTCCGGCGAGCGGGCGGGCGATCTGGCGGCCGTGGTGGACCGGCACCGGCGGCTGATGACGTCCGGCCCGGCGGGCGGCGGGCCCGAGGTCGTCCTGGACCTCCTCACCTCCGACCTGGACCTGCGGGCCTGGGTCCTCTCCCCCACCGGCCGCCAGATCGCCGGGGCGGGCGCCCCGCTGCCCGGACCGCTGGGCGCGGCGCTGGCCGGGCACCACCTGGCGGCGACCCGCACCGGCCGCCGGGGGCCGCACCGGGCGGCGGTCGCCGGTACGACGTATTCGCTCTTCCCGATCCGGAACACCGGCCGGGGTGCGGTGCCGGCCGCCCGCGACGTACGGGAGTCGGTGCTCTCCGACTGGCTGCTGGCGGTCGAGGCCGACGCCTCGGACTGGCCCGCCGCCCGGCTCGATCTGCTCCAGGGCGTCACCCAGCTGATCGCGGTCGAACGCGACCGCCGCGACGCGGCCCGCACGGTACGCCGCAGGCTCGCCCAGGAGGTGCTGGAGCTGGTCCAGGCGAGCGCCGCCCCGGCGGAGATCGCGGCCAGGCTGCGGGTCGCCGCACCGGTCCTGCTGCCCGGCCTCGGCGTGGCCCCGCAGTGGCAGGTCGTGGTGGCCCGGGTCGACTGGAGCGCCGGGGGCCAGCCCGCTGCCGCGGGCGACATCGCGAGCGGCCCGGTGGCCCAGGCGCTGCTGGAGGAGATCCTCGTCGACCCGGCGGTCGGCGGCCCCGACTCGGCCGACCGGATCGCCGTCGCGCACACGGGCGAGGAGGCCATCGCCCTGGTTCCGCTGCCCGCGCCCACCACCGTGGCCGAGGAGCCCGGGGAGGGCGCCTCGGGCGGTGCGGCGCGGGCGGGCGTCGAGGACGCCGAGGCCCTCGACGCGGAGCCGGGACTGCACGCCGACGCGCTGCTCGCCTCCGTGCGCGAGCCGCTCTCCGCGGGGCTCGCCGACGACGGCCGGCTGACACTGGGTGTCAGCGCGGCCGTGCACTCCGCCGAAGGACTGCGCGGCGCCCTGGAGGAGGCCCGGCACGCCCGCCGGGTGGCCGCGGCCCGTCCGGGGCGGGTCTGCGCCGCCGGCCACCACGAGCTGGCCTCGCACGTGCTGCTGCTGCCGTTCGTCCCCGACGACGTCCGGCGCGCCTTCACCGCCCGGCTGCTGGACCCGCTGCGCGACTACGACCGTCGCCACCGGGCGGAGCTGATCGAGACGCTGGAGGCCTTCCTGGACTGCGACGGGTCCTGGACCCGCTGCGCGGCCCGGCTGCACCTGCACGTCAACACGTTGCGCTACCGCGTCGGGCGGATCGAGCAGTTGACGGGGCGTGACCTTTCGCGCCTGGAGGACAAGCTCGACTTCTTCCTCGCCCTGCGCATGAGCTGA
- a CDS encoding xanthine dehydrogenase family protein subunit M — MDFLRPASWEEALAAKAEHPTAVPIAGGTDVMVEINFDHRRPEYLLDLNRIGELSEWEVGQENVRLGASVPYSSIMEHLRAELPGLALASHTVASPQIRNRGGVGGNLGTTSPAGDAHPALLAADCEVEAESVRGTRLIPIDAFYTGVKRNALEPDELIRAVHIKKADGPQQYSKVGTRNAMVIAVCAFGIALHPETRTVRTGIGSAAPTPVRAKAAEEFLNAALDEGGFWENGKIITPAIAKQFAALASGACNPIDDVRGTAKYRRHAVGIMARRTLGWTWEQYRGAGRTLEGAA; from the coding sequence ATGGACTTCCTTCGCCCCGCCAGCTGGGAGGAGGCGCTCGCCGCCAAGGCCGAGCACCCCACCGCTGTGCCCATCGCGGGCGGCACCGATGTGATGGTCGAGATCAACTTCGACCACCGGCGGCCCGAGTACCTCCTGGACCTGAACCGCATCGGTGAGCTGTCCGAGTGGGAGGTGGGCCAGGAGAACGTGCGGCTCGGCGCCTCCGTGCCGTACAGCAGCATCATGGAGCACCTGCGCGCGGAGCTGCCCGGCCTGGCGCTCGCCTCGCACACCGTCGCCTCCCCGCAGATCCGCAACCGCGGCGGCGTCGGCGGCAACCTCGGCACCACGTCCCCGGCCGGTGACGCCCACCCGGCCCTGCTCGCGGCCGACTGCGAGGTCGAGGCCGAATCCGTACGCGGCACACGGCTGATCCCCATCGACGCCTTCTACACAGGGGTCAAGCGCAACGCCCTGGAGCCGGACGAGCTGATCCGCGCCGTGCACATCAAGAAGGCCGACGGACCCCAGCAGTACTCCAAGGTCGGCACCCGCAACGCCATGGTCATCGCCGTCTGCGCGTTCGGTATCGCCCTGCACCCCGAGACCCGCACCGTGCGCACCGGCATCGGCTCCGCCGCCCCGACGCCCGTCCGGGCCAAGGCGGCCGAGGAATTCCTGAACGCCGCGCTCGACGAGGGCGGGTTCTGGGAGAACGGCAAGATCATCACTCCCGCGATCGCCAAGCAGTTCGCCGCCCTCGCGTCCGGCGCCTGCAACCCGATCGACGACGTGCGCGGCACGGCGAAGTACCGCAGGCACGCGGTCGGCATCATGGCCCGCCGCACGCTCGGCTGGACCTGGGAGCAGTACCGCGGCGCGGGCCGCACGCTGGAAGGAGCTGCGTAA
- a CDS encoding (2Fe-2S)-binding protein, with translation MRVNFTVNGRQQEADDVWEGESLLYVLRERMGLPGSKNACEQGECGSCTVRLDGVPVCACLVAAGQVQDREVVTVEGLADYAKHREDAHPGGGCASGACGTTLDAAKRWQSKPTDGQTGEAVELAPIQQAFIDAGAVQCGFCTPGLLVAADELLENTPSPSDQDIREALSGNLCRCTGYEKILDAVRLAAARQEEAVQS, from the coding sequence ATGCGAGTCAATTTCACGGTCAACGGCCGTCAGCAGGAAGCCGACGACGTGTGGGAGGGCGAGTCCCTCCTGTACGTCCTGCGTGAGCGCATGGGCCTGCCCGGCTCCAAGAACGCCTGCGAGCAGGGCGAGTGCGGTTCCTGCACCGTCCGCCTCGACGGCGTCCCGGTCTGCGCGTGCCTCGTCGCCGCCGGCCAGGTCCAGGACCGCGAGGTCGTCACCGTCGAGGGCCTGGCCGACTACGCCAAGCACCGCGAGGACGCCCACCCGGGCGGTGGCTGCGCCTCCGGCGCCTGCGGCACCACCCTGGACGCCGCCAAGCGCTGGCAGTCCAAGCCCACCGACGGCCAGACCGGCGAGGCCGTCGAACTCGCCCCGATCCAGCAGGCGTTCATCGACGCCGGAGCCGTCCAGTGCGGCTTCTGCACCCCCGGCCTGCTGGTCGCCGCGGACGAGCTGCTGGAGAACACCCCCTCGCCGTCCGACCAGGACATCCGCGAGGCGCTCTCCGGCAACCTCTGCCGCTGCACCGGCTACGAGAAGATCCTCGACGCGGTCCGCCTCGCGGCCGCCCGCCAGGAAGAGGCGGTCCAGTCATGA
- a CDS encoding xanthine dehydrogenase family protein molybdopterin-binding subunit — protein sequence MTTPKARTVPAGTPTKITQGSPTKGGIGESTLRPDGTLKVTGEFAYSSDMWHEDMLWGQTLRSTVAHAEIVSIDTSEALATSGVYAVMTYDDLPAAMKNYGLEIQDTPVLANGKVRHHGEPVAIVAADHPETARRAAAKIKIEYRELPLVTDEASATAPDAVLVHEGRDDHHIGHVPHPNIVHRQPIIRGDADEAAKRADVIVTGDYTFGMQDQAFLGPESGLAVPSEDGGVELYVATQWLHSDLGQIAPVLGLPEEKVRMTLSGVGGAFGGREDISMQIHACLLALRTGKPVKIVYNRFESFFGHVHRHPAKLHYEHGATKDGKLTHMKCRIVLDGGAYASASPAVVGNASSLSVGPYVIEDVDIEAIALYTNNPPCGAMRGFGAVQACFAYEAQMDKLAAKLDMDPVEFRQLNAMEQGTLLPTGQPCDSPAPVAELLRRVKSRPLPPEQQWLAAGSEGTSVDVRALPGGLSNTTHGEGVVRGVGYAVGLKNVGFSEGFDDYSTARVRMEVINGEPVATVHTAMAEVGQGGVTVHAQIARTELGVNQVTIHPADTRVGSAGSTSASRQTYVTGGAVKNSCEAVREKVLELGRTKFGTYHPAWATAELLLEGGKVVTDGGEVLADLADVLEDEAIDIELEWRHRPTEAFDLRTGQGNGHVQYSFAAHRAVVEVDTELGLVKVIELACAQDVGKALNPLSVLGQIQGGTLQGMGVAVMEEIIVDPRTAKVRNPSFTDYLLPTILDTPTIPVDVLELADENAPYGLRGIGEAPTLSSTPAVLAAIRNATGLELNRTPVRPEHLTST from the coding sequence ATGACGACACCCAAGGCCCGGACCGTACCGGCCGGCACCCCCACCAAGATCACCCAGGGTTCGCCCACCAAGGGCGGCATCGGCGAGTCCACGCTCCGCCCCGACGGCACCCTCAAGGTCACCGGAGAGTTCGCCTACTCCTCCGACATGTGGCACGAGGACATGCTGTGGGGCCAGACGCTGCGCTCCACCGTCGCGCACGCCGAGATCGTCTCCATCGACACCTCAGAGGCGCTCGCGACGTCCGGCGTCTACGCCGTGATGACCTACGACGACCTGCCCGCCGCGATGAAGAACTACGGCCTGGAGATCCAGGACACCCCGGTTCTCGCCAACGGCAAGGTCCGCCACCACGGTGAGCCGGTCGCCATCGTGGCCGCCGACCACCCGGAGACCGCGCGCCGCGCCGCCGCCAAGATCAAGATCGAGTACCGCGAGCTGCCCCTCGTCACCGACGAGGCCTCGGCGACCGCTCCCGACGCCGTGCTCGTGCACGAGGGCCGCGACGACCACCACATCGGCCACGTCCCGCACCCCAACATCGTGCACCGCCAGCCGATCATCCGCGGCGACGCCGACGAGGCCGCGAAGCGGGCCGACGTCATCGTCACCGGCGACTACACCTTCGGCATGCAGGACCAGGCCTTCCTCGGCCCCGAGTCCGGCCTCGCGGTGCCCTCCGAGGACGGCGGCGTCGAGCTGTACGTCGCCACCCAGTGGCTGCACTCGGACCTCGGCCAGATCGCCCCCGTCCTCGGCCTGCCCGAGGAGAAGGTCCGCATGACGCTCTCCGGCGTCGGCGGGGCCTTCGGCGGCCGCGAGGACATCTCCATGCAGATCCACGCCTGCCTGCTGGCGCTCCGCACCGGCAAGCCCGTGAAGATCGTCTACAACCGGTTCGAATCCTTCTTCGGACACGTCCACCGGCACCCGGCGAAGCTCCACTACGAGCACGGCGCCACCAAGGACGGCAAGCTCACACACATGAAGTGCCGCATCGTCCTGGACGGCGGGGCCTACGCCTCCGCCTCCCCGGCGGTCGTCGGCAACGCCTCCTCGCTCTCCGTCGGCCCGTACGTCATCGAGGACGTCGACATCGAGGCGATCGCGCTCTACACCAACAACCCGCCCTGTGGCGCGATGCGCGGCTTCGGCGCCGTCCAGGCGTGCTTCGCCTACGAGGCGCAGATGGACAAGCTCGCCGCGAAGCTGGACATGGACCCGGTGGAGTTCCGGCAGCTCAACGCCATGGAACAGGGCACCCTGCTGCCCACCGGACAGCCCTGCGACTCGCCGGCCCCGGTCGCCGAACTGCTGCGCCGGGTCAAGTCCCGGCCGCTGCCGCCCGAGCAGCAGTGGCTGGCGGCGGGCAGCGAGGGCACCTCCGTGGACGTTCGCGCGCTGCCCGGCGGGCTCTCCAACACCACCCACGGCGAAGGCGTCGTGCGAGGTGTCGGCTACGCGGTCGGCCTGAAGAACGTCGGCTTCTCCGAAGGCTTCGACGACTACTCCACCGCCCGCGTCCGGATGGAGGTCATCAACGGCGAGCCGGTCGCGACCGTGCACACCGCGATGGCCGAGGTCGGCCAGGGCGGCGTCACCGTCCACGCCCAGATCGCCCGCACCGAACTCGGCGTCAACCAGGTCACCATCCACCCCGCCGACACCCGCGTCGGCTCCGCCGGATCCACCTCCGCCTCCCGCCAGACGTACGTCACCGGCGGCGCGGTCAAGAACTCCTGCGAAGCCGTACGGGAGAAGGTCCTGGAGCTGGGCCGCACCAAGTTCGGCACCTACCACCCGGCCTGGGCCACCGCCGAACTCCTCCTGGAGGGCGGCAAGGTCGTCACCGACGGCGGCGAGGTGCTGGCCGATCTCGCCGACGTCCTGGAGGACGAGGCGATCGACATCGAGCTGGAGTGGCGCCACCGGCCCACCGAGGCGTTCGACCTGCGTACCGGACAGGGCAACGGCCACGTCCAGTACTCCTTCGCCGCGCACCGCGCGGTCGTGGAGGTCGACACCGAGTTGGGCCTGGTCAAGGTCATCGAACTGGCCTGCGCCCAGGACGTCGGCAAGGCGCTCAACCCGCTCTCCGTCCTCGGCCAGATCCAGGGCGGCACCCTCCAGGGCATGGGGGTCGCCGTGATGGAGGAGATCATCGTCGACCCCAGGACCGCGAAGGTGCGCAACCCGTCCTTCACGGACTACCTCCTGCCCACCATCCTCGACACGCCGACCATCCCCGTCGACGTGCTCGAACTCGCCGACGAGAACGCCCCGTACGGGCTTCGCGGCATCGGCGAGGCCCCCACCCTGTCGTCCACCCCGGCCGTCCTCGCGGCGATCCGGAACGCGACGGGCCTTGAGCTCAACAGGACGCCGGTGCGGCCCGAACACCTCACCAGCACCTGA
- a CDS encoding NCS2 family permease, translating into MTQQSVEPKTSPEGAGPGSRVPAGRSWLDRYFHISERGSTVARELRGGVTTFMAMAYILLLNPLILGGEDVNGNLLSQPGLITATAFAAAATTLLMGFVGKVPLALAAGLSVSGVLASQVAPNMTWPQAMGMCVIYGVVICLLVVTGLREMIMNAIPLALKHGITMGIGLFIALIGLYKAGFVHKGAATPVSLGPAGELAGWPVLIFCVTLLLIFMLQARNIPGAILIGIAVGTVVAIVINTIVDIDPKSWSSGPPELEGSAVSAPDFSLFGNVEFGGWGDVGVMTVGMIVFTLVLAGFFDAMATIIGVGTEAKLADDKGRMPGLSKALFIDGAGGVIGGVASGSGQTVFVESATGVGEGARTGLASAVTGLFFAACLFFTPLTAIVPTEVASAALVVIGAMMMQNARHVDWSDRSVAIPVFLTVVLMPFTYTITTGVAAGVIAYSAIKLAQGRAREVGAFMWGLTVIFIVFFALNPIESWLGVH; encoded by the coding sequence ATGACCCAGCAGTCAGTGGAACCGAAGACCAGTCCGGAAGGCGCGGGCCCCGGCTCGCGCGTCCCCGCCGGAAGATCATGGCTCGACCGGTACTTCCACATATCCGAACGAGGATCCACGGTCGCGCGCGAGCTGCGCGGCGGCGTCACGACCTTCATGGCCATGGCGTACATCCTCCTGCTCAACCCGCTGATCCTGGGCGGGGAGGACGTCAACGGCAACCTCCTCAGCCAGCCCGGCCTGATCACCGCGACCGCCTTCGCGGCGGCCGCGACGACCCTGCTCATGGGCTTCGTCGGAAAGGTGCCCCTGGCGCTCGCCGCCGGGCTCAGCGTCTCCGGCGTGCTCGCCTCGCAGGTCGCGCCCAACATGACCTGGCCGCAGGCCATGGGCATGTGTGTGATCTACGGTGTGGTGATCTGCCTCCTGGTGGTCACCGGCCTCCGTGAGATGATCATGAACGCGATCCCGCTCGCGCTCAAGCACGGCATCACCATGGGCATCGGGCTCTTCATCGCCCTCATCGGCCTCTACAAGGCCGGATTCGTCCACAAGGGCGCGGCGACCCCGGTCTCCCTCGGCCCGGCCGGTGAACTGGCCGGCTGGCCCGTCCTGATCTTCTGCGTGACGCTTCTGCTCATCTTCATGCTCCAGGCGCGCAACATCCCCGGCGCGATCCTCATCGGCATCGCCGTCGGCACCGTGGTCGCGATCGTCATCAACACGATCGTCGACATCGACCCCAAGTCGTGGAGCAGCGGCCCGCCGGAGCTGGAGGGCAGCGCGGTCTCCGCCCCCGACTTCTCGCTCTTCGGGAACGTCGAGTTCGGCGGCTGGGGAGACGTCGGTGTGATGACGGTCGGCATGATCGTCTTCACCCTGGTGCTGGCCGGCTTCTTCGACGCGATGGCCACCATCATCGGCGTCGGCACCGAGGCCAAGCTCGCCGACGACAAGGGCCGCATGCCGGGCCTGTCCAAGGCGCTGTTCATCGACGGCGCCGGCGGCGTCATCGGCGGTGTCGCCTCGGGCTCCGGCCAGACGGTCTTCGTGGAGTCGGCGACCGGCGTCGGCGAAGGGGCCCGGACCGGGCTCGCCTCGGCCGTCACCGGCCTCTTCTTCGCCGCCTGCCTCTTCTTCACCCCGCTCACCGCGATCGTGCCGACCGAGGTGGCCTCCGCCGCCCTCGTCGTCATCGGCGCGATGATGATGCAGAACGCCCGGCACGTGGACTGGAGCGACCGTTCCGTCGCCATCCCGGTCTTCCTCACCGTGGTCCTGATGCCCTTCACGTACACCATCACCACCGGTGTCGCCGCGGGCGTCATCGCGTACAGCGCCATCAAGCTCGCCCAGGGCCGGGCCCGCGAGGTCGGGGCCTTCATGTGGGGGCTGACGGTGATCTTCATCGTCTTCTTCGCCCTCAACCCGATCGAGAGCTGGCTGGGCGTCCACTGA